A part of Bufo bufo chromosome 7, aBufBuf1.1, whole genome shotgun sequence genomic DNA contains:
- the LOC121008073 gene encoding THAP domain-containing protein 5-like: MAAEVQLFPQTSHCPPSSSPFREQSGVSPGRFVRTPPPLPVQLYGNSGTIAVLSTVVLRFYDTQLICLDTLSGIGKMPGTCWVKDCFYSPGRTHNGHEIKLHSFPNCRERVVEWLLQLIPAGNEVNALAEDILTMKRRKYNKYRLCSLHFTEDSFIVNVCGRVLRPKAIPTIFPNFLDSDRKVAEDLTKAKAFKRKRLDDLSAPEASKKALIPESSIKTESSGQTESVSSPEIQHFPEIVESPRSKFTDVSIQTDCDLTNSMVIIRDPKVFLMKFVDYSTFFKTE; this comes from the exons atggctgctgaggtgcagctctttcctcagacatcacactgtcctccttcttcttctcctttcAGAGAGCAGAgcggagtcagccctgggaggtttgtaagaacccccccccccctccccgtgcAACTTTATGGGAACTCAGGCACAATCGCAGTATTAAGCACTGTAGTTCTACGTTTCTACGATACACAGTTAATTTGTTTGGACACCCTATCTG GAATTGGCAAAATGCCAGGGACTTGTTGGGTCAAGGACTGCTTTTACTCGCCTGGTCGTACCCACAATGGCCACGAAATAAAATTGCATTCCTTTCCGAACTGTCGGGAAAGAGTTGTGGAATGGTTGTTACAGTTAATCCCTGCGGGGAACGAAGTAAATGCTCTTGCCGAAGACATTCTTACAATGAAGCGAAGAAAATACAATAAGTATAGACTTTGTTCATTACATTTCACAGAGGACAGTTTCATTGTCAATGTCTGTGGACGGGTACTTCGTCCGAAAGCAATCCCGACCATATTCCCAAATTTTCTAGATTCTGACCGAAAAGTTGCAGAGGATTTAACTAAAGCCAAAGCGTTCAAGAGAAAACGACTTGATGATCTTAGTGCGCCAGAGGCTTCTAAAAAAGCTTTGATCCCTGAATCATCCATAAAAACAGAGTCAAGTGGGCAAACGGAATCTGTTTCCTCCCCGGAAATTCAACATTTTCCAGAGATTGTTGAAAGTCCTAGGTCAAAGTTCACAGATGTTTCAATTCAGACCGATTGTGACCTAACAAATTCCATGGTTATTATTCGCGACCCAAAAGTGTTCCTAATGAAGTTTGTCGATTACAGCACCTTTTTCAAAACCGAGTAG